One window from the genome of Fundidesulfovibrio putealis DSM 16056 encodes:
- the nikR gene encoding nickel-responsive transcriptional regulator NikR: protein MGKTIRFGVSLNSDLLEQFDALCEEKSYPNRSEAIRDLIRAVLVEKEQQINEGALAAVLTLVYDHHVSDLSQRLVEIQHDGHEVILTTVHVHLDHHNCLEVLILKGNGEAIRRLSDKLIATKGVKHGKLTLTTTGQNLM, encoded by the coding sequence ATGGGCAAGACAATCCGGTTCGGCGTGTCGCTCAATTCCGATCTGCTGGAACAGTTTGACGCGCTGTGCGAGGAAAAAAGTTATCCTAACAGGTCCGAGGCCATCCGAGACCTCATTCGCGCCGTCCTGGTGGAAAAGGAACAGCAGATAAACGAAGGAGCACTCGCTGCGGTGCTCACGCTGGTGTACGACCACCACGTATCGGACCTCTCCCAGCGTCTGGTGGAAATCCAGCATGACGGGCACGAGGTGATCCTGACCACCGTCCATGTTCACCTGGACCACCATAACTGCCTGGAGGTGCTTATCCTGAAGGGGAACGGTGAGGCGATACGCCGCCTTTCGGACAAGCTGATCGCCACCAAGGGAGTGAAACACGGGAA